TCCTCCTGGACGGGTCGATGGGGGTGTTCATCCAGCGGCACAAGCTCTCCGAGGAGGAGTTCCGCGGGGAACGCTTCGCGGACTGGTCCCAGGACGTCAAGGGCAACAACGATCTGCTGTCGATCACCAACCCGGCGGTGATCCGGTCGATCCACGACGAGTACCTCGCCGCCGGTGCGGACATCATCGAGACCAATACCTTCAGCGCCCAGCGTATTTCGATGGCCGACTACGGCATGCAGGAGCTGAGCTACGAGCTCAACTACGAGTCGGCGAAGCTGGCTCGTGCGGCCTGCGACGCGGTCACGACTTCCGAGCACCCCCGGTATGTCGCGGGCGCCCTCGGACCGACCAACCGGACCGCGTCCATCTCACCCGACGTCAACGACCCGGGCGCCCGCAACGTCAGCTTCGAGGAACTCGTCGAGGCCTACCACGAGCAGGCCTCCGGCCTGGTCGACGGCGGCAGCGACCTGCTGCTGGTCGAGACCATCTTCGACACCCTCAACGCCAAGGCGGCGATCTTCGCGCTGGAGACGCTCTTCGAGGAGCGCGGCCGGCGCTGGCCGGTGTTCATCTCCGGCACCATCACCGACGCCTCCGGCCGCACCCTGTCCGGGCAACTGACCGAGGCGTTCTGGAACAGCATCCGGCACGCGCAGCCGCTCGCGGTCGGCTTCAACTGCGCGCTGGGTGCCGCCGACATGCGCCAGTACGCCGCCGAGCTGTCACGGCTGGCCGACTGCTTCACCTTCTGCTACCCCAACGCCGGGCTGCCGAACGCCTTCGGCGAATACGACCAGACCCCCGAGGACATGGCGAACGTGCTCGGCGGCTTCGCGACCGACGGCCTGGTCAACATCCTCGGCGGCTGTTGCGGCACGACCCCGGAGCACATCTCCGAGATCGGCAGACGCATCGTGGACGCCGCACCGCGGCAGCCCGCGCAGCCGTCGCCGGCCATGCGCCTTTCGGGGCTGGAACCGCTGAACATCACCGAGGAGTCGCTGTTCGTCAACGTCGGTGAGCGCACCAACATCACGGGGTCGGCGCGTTTCCGCAAGCTGATCAAGGAGGGCGACTACTCGACCGCTCTCAGCGTCGCCCGCCAGCAGGTCGAGGCCGGCGCGCAGGTGATCGACATCAACATGGACGAAGGCATGATCGACGGCGTCGCGGCGATGGACCGCTTCTGCAAGCTGATCGCCTCCGAGCCCGACATCTGCACGGTCCCGGTCATGATCGACTCCTCCAAGTGGGAGGTCATCGAGGCCGGATTGCGTTGCGTCCAGGGCAAGTCCATCGTCAACTCGATCTCGATGAAGGAAGGCGTCGACAGCTTCATCGAGCACGCCAAGCTGTGCCGGAAGTATGGCGCGGCGGTCGTCGTGATGGCGTTCGACGAGGTCGGCCAGGCCGACACGGCGGAGCGGAAGAAGGAGATCTGCCAGGCGGCATACAAGATCCTCACCGAGGAGGTGCACTTCCCGGCGGAGGACATCATCTTCGACCCCAACATCTTCGCCCTGGCGACGGGCATCGAGGAGCACGCCAACTACGGCGTCGACTTCATCGAGGCGACGCAGTGGATCAAGCAGAATCTGCCAGGAGCACTGATCTCCGGTGGCGTGTCCAACGTGTCGTTCAGCTTCCGCGGGAACAACCCGGTCCGGGAGGCGATCCACGCCGTCTTCCTCTACCACGCGATCCACGCCGGCATGGACATGGGCATCGTCAACGCCGGTGCCCTGGCCGTCTACGACGAGATCGACGAGCGGCTGCGCGATCGGATCGAGGACGTGATCCTCAACCGGCGCGAGGACGGGACCGAACGTCTGCTCGAGATCGCCCAGGAGTTCAACAAGGCGGGGGAGAAGGTCGACGACAGCACCGCGAACGAGTGGCGCAACGCCCCGGTGCGTGAACGGATCACGCACGCCCTGGTGAAGGGCATCGACGAGTTCATCGTCGACGACACCGAACAGATGCGGCTGGAGCTGCTCGAGCAGGGTGAGCGCCCGCTGACGGTGATCGAGGGCCCGCTGATGGACGGCATGGGTGTCGTCGGTGATCTCTTCGGCGCCGGCAAGATGTTCCTGCCGCAGGTCGTGAAGTCGGCGCGCGTGATGAAAAAGGCTGTCGCACACCTGATTCCGTTCATCGAGGCGGAGAAGAAGCCGGGCGACGCCGAGCGCACCAACGGCAAGATCGTGATGGCGACGGTCAAGGGCGACGTCCACGACATCGGCAAGAACATCGTCGGTGTCGTGCTGCAGTGCAACAACTACGAGGTCGTCGACCTGGGCGTGATGGTGCCCGGCCAGAAGATCCTCGACACCGCCAAGGCCGAGAACGCCGACATGATCGGGGTGTCCGGGCTGATCACACCGTCGCTGGACGAGATGGTCAACCTCGCCGCGGAGATGGAGCGACAGGGGTTCGAGATCCCGTTGCTGATCGGCGGGGCCACGACGTCCCGCGCGCACACCGCCGTCAAGATCACCCAGAAGTACCACGGTCCGGTCGTATGGGTGAAGGACGCGTCACGGTCCGTCCCGACCGCGGCCGCATTGCTGTCCGACGAGCGGCGGCCGGCGTTCATGGCCGACATCGACGCCGACTACGAGTCGATCCGCAAGCGGCATGCCGCGAAAGGCACTGAGCGGCCTCTGCTTTCGTATGACGATGCGATCGCCGGGCGCACCCCGATCGACTGGAGCGACTACCAGCCGCCGCGCCCGCACTTCCTGCTGCAGCAGGCTCGCGACATCGGCAACGACGGCGAACTCGGGCCGATCTCGTCATTCACCCGCACGTTCCAGGACTACTCGCTGGAGACGCTGCGCGAATACATCGACTGGCAGCCGTTCTTCAACGCGTGGGAGTTGAAGGGCCGGTTCCCCGACATCCTCAACAACCCGGCGAGTGGTGAGGCGGCCCGCAAGCTGTGGGACGACGCACAGGTGATGATGGACCGGCTGATCGACGAGCACTGGCTGCAGGCCAACGGCGTCGTGGGGTTCTTCCCGGCGAATGCCGTCGGGGACGACGTCGAGGTCTACACCGACGAGTCCCGTCGCGAGGTCCGCACGGTGCTGCACCACCTGCGCCAGCAGGGCCACCACCGCGCCGGTGTCCCCAACCGGTCGCTGGCTGACTTCGTCGCCCCGAAGGACACCGGGCTGCCCGACTACGTCGGCGGTTTCGCCGTCACCGGCGGTCTTGGCGCACCCGACAAGATCATGGAGTTCAAGGCCGAACTCGACGACTACAGCGGGATCCTGCTGGAGTCGCTGGCCGATCGACTCGCCGAGGCGTTCGCCGAGCGCATGCACGCCGTCGTGCGGCACGACCTGTGGGGTTACGCACCGGACGAGCGGCTCAGCAACGACGAACTCATCGCCGAGAAGTACCGCGGCATCCGGCCGGCACCGGGCTACCCGGCCTGTCCGGACCACACCGAGAAGCTCACGCTCTTCAATCTGCTCGATGCGACCAACCAGACCGGCATCGAGCTGACCGACTCGATGGCGATGTGGCCCGGCGCCGCGGTGAGCGGCTGGTACTTCTCGCACCCGGAGTCGCAGTACTTCGTCGTCGGCCGGATCGGCAAGGACCAGGTCAGCTCGTATGCCGAGCGCAAGGGCTGGACGATGCGGCAGGCCGAGCGCTGGCTCTCCTCGAGCCTCGGATACGAGCCGGAGGACTGACCATCAGCACCGATCAACCGACCGCCGTCAGCAATGGCCGCGTAGCGGCAGAACGCAGTGACGGAGCGCATCGAGGTCCCGCCCTACCCGCAGCTGTCCTGTGGGACATGGACGGGACGCTGGTCGACACCGAACCGCTGTGGATCGCTGCCGAGAAGGAGCTGGTCGCGTCGTACGGCGGCGTGTGGGGCGACGACATGGCCCATCAACTGGTCGGTAATTCGCTGATCGTCTCCGGCCAGATCATCCGGGACAACAGCCCGGTGACGTTGTCCACCGAGGAGATCGTCGACTACCTGCTCGAGCGGGTGATCGCCGGCATGCGCCGGCACGTGCCGTGGCGCCCGGGCGCCGCTGAACTGCTGAAACACCTGGTGGCAGAGGGGATTCCGAACGCGCTGGTGACGATGTCGTACGAGTCCTTCGCCGGCGTCCTCATCGATGCGGTGCCGGAAGGCACCTTCACGGTGGTCGTCACCGGTGACAAGGTGAGCAAGGGGAAACCGGACCCGGAGGCCTACACGACGGCGGTGGCGGCGCTCGGCGTGCCCGCCTCCGAGTGCGTGGCGATCGAGGACTCGATCCCCGGTGTGCGTGCGGCCGTCTCTGCCGGCGTTCCCACCATCGCGGTCCCACACGTCACCGCGGTGCCGGAGATCGACGGTGCAACCCGCGTCGACACGTTGGTCGGGCTCACCCCTGGCCGGCTGCGCGCAGTCGTTCAGCGCGGTTGAGGCTCCGCTGCGGCCACTGAACAGGCCCTGGACGCACCGCATTGCGTCGCGACGAACGCCGCGCAGTTGCTGCCGCGGAGGCCGAGCCATCGCCGACGACCCCGCTGACCTGGCCGAGGTCCGTGCGATCCAGGACGAGATCAGGGGTGAGGTCTACCGCCTGCCGACACGAGCTCTAAAGCTGGCAGCGCGCGCGACCCGCCTGGTCGCGACCGGGGCATTGACCACCACCGGCGTCGCACGGGTCCAGCTGTGGGCGGCCGCCACGAACACTGCGTCGCTACACGTTGCCGCGGCCAGCGGCTTTCATCGTGAAGGTGTCTTGCGATCCTGCACCGAGAACCGCGATGGGCAACGAGTGGACGCCGTGTACTACTCGCTCATCCCGTCGGATCTGGCCCGGTAGCCGATCGGTCGCCGGTCGAGCAATCATCCCCGAGTTCGTCGTTGGCAAGAAGCACCCAACTCGCAGGCTGCTGCTGTGAAGAGCACGAGTGGGGCAGGATCCTGTGCCATGGACGACGACGCGGCCAAGGCAAATCTGTACAACTACCTCAAGCACGAGCGCGAAGCGCTGGTGTCCAAGCTCGACGGGCTCTCCGAGTATGACGTTCGTCGTCCGCTCACCGTCACCGGGACGAATCTGCTGGGCCTGGTGAAGCACTTGGCGACATGGGAGGCCCGGTATCTCGGTGAGGTCTTCCAGCGTCCATTTCCCGAACCGTTGCCTCGATGGGACAGCGAAGCAGAGCGGCTCGCCGACATGTGGGCGACCGGGCAGGAGTCGCGCAATGACATCATCGACCGTTACCGACGGGTGTGGGATCACAGCGACGCCACGGTCGCCGCGCTGCGGCTCGACAGCACGGGCCGTGTGGCGTGGTGGGAGGACGCGGAGGTGCCACTGTTCAACGTCCTTGTCCACTTGCTCGCCGAGACGAGCAGGCACGCCGGGCACTCCGACATCTTGCGCGAGCAGCTGGACGGTGCGGTGGGTACTGATGCGGAAGCCATGGCCGACCAGCAGCACGATCAGGCATTCTGGGCCCAGCGGCGTGAACTGATCGAAGCAGCTGCCCGGTCGGCTGGCTAACCATCCGTGCGCAGAGCGGACCCGTTGCGGGACCTGGCGGCTGCGGCATACTTCTGCACGCTCCGCCGAGAGCGAGCCACTCGGCACTGGACCACTGGCTCACCGTCAGCGAAACCATTGATAGAGCCTTGTCGACTCGGGGCCGAGCGCCGACGATTTGCCCCACTTGATGTTCGGCTACCGCAACTACGGTTCCGTGATGTCCAGCGTGTAGTAGCGCGTGATCCCAGACGTGTGGTGCAACCGAAATCCTGCTGCCTCGTACAGCCGGATGGCGTCGGTTTGGCGATCGCTGGTATCGAGGACGATCAGCCTGCAGCCATCGCGGCGGGACGTTGCGATGGCAAGTGTGAGAAGCTGCCGGCCCAGGCCGCGGCCGCGATGCTCGGGCCGCAAGTACATCCGTTTCAGTGTGGTGACCCTGTGCTCTGGCGGAGTGAGAGCGACTGAACCGACGACCGCCCCGTCCTCGAGCCTGACCATCCACAAGTGCCGGTAGTAGGCCGTTGGGTTGTCCAGGTCGGCGGCAAGCTCCGGATCGACGCTGAACCCGAACTCAGCATGGACGTCATTGACCAACTCTGCGAATCCTGGTTGATCTCGCTCGGTGTAGACCGTCACGGTTGGCTCATTCACACGTGCATCCTGACATCCGAGGCGGATATTCAACGACGGGGCCAGCCAACGATCCCGATGCCGGCGGTCACAGGTTGGTGATGTTGGCGATCACTCCGGCGCTGTAGGCGCTGAGACCTCGCTGCGCCACGACCAGCACCAGCTCGTCGAGCTCGTCCGGCGGACGCGCCGTCTGGACGCTGTATGGCGGACCTGCCGCCTTCGTGAGCGTTGCCAACGGCGCGCCGTCCAGCCGCTCACCGTCCGGGAGCGCGACGTCGTAAACCCGGCCGTCGACCTCGAGTCGGTAGTCGTAGGAACTCCGCTTGAGCGATCCGTAGTTGGGTCGCCAGCCCTTCAGCTGGCCACCGGGCTCCAGATCGACCGTGAACCGGTCGCTCTGGAGCAACGGCAAGTACTTCTCCGCGGAGGTGTGCCAGCCGTCGATGCTGTCGTAGGGGATGTGTGCGCGGTGGCGACCCGTCCCGTCATACAGATCGACGGTCTCGCCGGCGCCGATGCGCAACCGCCCGGGTGTCACTGGTCGGTCGGCGATGCCGCACCGGACGCGGGCGCAGGCCGGTTGCCGGGACAGTACGAATCAGATAATCTGATTTGCATGCGCACCGTGACGGCAACCGAGGCGAGCCGTTCGTTCGCTGCCATTTTGGACGAAGCGGAACGGGGACACTCCGTGGTCGTCACTCGGGGGGGTCGAAGAATCGCGACGATCGGCCCAGCCGATGCAAGCAACGGCGCCGACTTCCTCGCGTTGCTGGATGGGAACGCAACCGACGAGGGCTTTGCTGCCGATGTCACTGCGGCCCGAGAAGCCGCAGTGCTCGAAGGACCGGTGTGGCCCGCCGACTGATCATCGATACCGGGGTACTCGTCGCGTCCGAACGGGCACGTGCCGGACTAGCGGCGGTCATCACCGAGGATGACGATCTCGTCATCGCTGCGATCACGGTGGCCGAGTTACGCACCGGCATCGAACTGGCCACTGAAGCTCACCGCGCGGCACGCAACGAGTTCCTCATCAAGGTCTTGGAGACCTTGCCGGTCGAGCCTTATGACTTGGCCACCGCTGAGGCGCACGGGCGCCTCCTGGCACACGTTCACCGCACCGGGACGCCAGGTCGCGCACACGACTTGATCATCGCCGCGACCGCCGTGGCCACCAGTCGCACAGTGTTGACCACGGACCGCAACGCCCACTTCGGTGACCTTCCAGGGGTCGACTGCATCGTGGTCAGCTGAGCGGGCAGCGACGGGTTCTCTGCGGGACTACGGGCTCGGAGATGCTGGGCGGAGGACCACTACTTGGTTGTGATGCCATGTTGGTCGAGCAGTGCGTGCAGTTCATCGATCTTCGCGCCGAGTTCGGCGATGTCTTGTCGGGTCGCGGTCGACGCCTGGCTGTCGACCTCACGAACTTTGTCGATGAACCACGTTGCCACCGACGCGGTCACGACACCGAGCAGCGCGATGCCGGCGATCATCATGCCCGCACCGACCAGCCGTCCTGTTGTAGTCACCGGGTAGAAGTCGCCGTACCCGACGGTGCTGACGGTGACGAGCGACCACCACAGCGCCTCCCCGAACGAGTGAATGTTGGATCCGGCCGCGTCCCGTTCCGCGTCGAGGACTGCGAGCGAGCCGACGAACAGCAACAGCACCATCGAACCGGTGACGTAGACACCGACACGGCCACGCAACGACGTCCCGGTACGGCGACTGAGAATGTTGACCAGGGCAAGCACGCGCAGCAGGCGCAACGGTCGCAGCATCGGGACCACGACCACGACCAGAT
This genomic window from Flexivirga oryzae contains:
- the metH gene encoding methionine synthase encodes the protein MAQRVLLLDGSMGVFIQRHKLSEEEFRGERFADWSQDVKGNNDLLSITNPAVIRSIHDEYLAAGADIIETNTFSAQRISMADYGMQELSYELNYESAKLARAACDAVTTSEHPRYVAGALGPTNRTASISPDVNDPGARNVSFEELVEAYHEQASGLVDGGSDLLLVETIFDTLNAKAAIFALETLFEERGRRWPVFISGTITDASGRTLSGQLTEAFWNSIRHAQPLAVGFNCALGAADMRQYAAELSRLADCFTFCYPNAGLPNAFGEYDQTPEDMANVLGGFATDGLVNILGGCCGTTPEHISEIGRRIVDAAPRQPAQPSPAMRLSGLEPLNITEESLFVNVGERTNITGSARFRKLIKEGDYSTALSVARQQVEAGAQVIDINMDEGMIDGVAAMDRFCKLIASEPDICTVPVMIDSSKWEVIEAGLRCVQGKSIVNSISMKEGVDSFIEHAKLCRKYGAAVVVMAFDEVGQADTAERKKEICQAAYKILTEEVHFPAEDIIFDPNIFALATGIEEHANYGVDFIEATQWIKQNLPGALISGGVSNVSFSFRGNNPVREAIHAVFLYHAIHAGMDMGIVNAGALAVYDEIDERLRDRIEDVILNRREDGTERLLEIAQEFNKAGEKVDDSTANEWRNAPVRERITHALVKGIDEFIVDDTEQMRLELLEQGERPLTVIEGPLMDGMGVVGDLFGAGKMFLPQVVKSARVMKKAVAHLIPFIEAEKKPGDAERTNGKIVMATVKGDVHDIGKNIVGVVLQCNNYEVVDLGVMVPGQKILDTAKAENADMIGVSGLITPSLDEMVNLAAEMERQGFEIPLLIGGATTSRAHTAVKITQKYHGPVVWVKDASRSVPTAAALLSDERRPAFMADIDADYESIRKRHAAKGTERPLLSYDDAIAGRTPIDWSDYQPPRPHFLLQQARDIGNDGELGPISSFTRTFQDYSLETLREYIDWQPFFNAWELKGRFPDILNNPASGEAARKLWDDAQVMMDRLIDEHWLQANGVVGFFPANAVGDDVEVYTDESRREVRTVLHHLRQQGHHRAGVPNRSLADFVAPKDTGLPDYVGGFAVTGGLGAPDKIMEFKAELDDYSGILLESLADRLAEAFAERMHAVVRHDLWGYAPDERLSNDELIAEKYRGIRPAPGYPACPDHTEKLTLFNLLDATNQTGIELTDSMAMWPGAAVSGWYFSHPESQYFVVGRIGKDQVSSYAERKGWTMRQAERWLSSSLGYEPED
- a CDS encoding HAD family hydrolase, with amino-acid sequence MWDMDGTLVDTEPLWIAAEKELVASYGGVWGDDMAHQLVGNSLIVSGQIIRDNSPVTLSTEEIVDYLLERVIAGMRRHVPWRPGAAELLKHLVAEGIPNALVTMSYESFAGVLIDAVPEGTFTVVVTGDKVSKGKPDPEAYTTAVAALGVPASECVAIEDSIPGVRAAVSAGVPTIAVPHVTAVPEIDGATRVDTLVGLTPGRLRAVVQRG
- a CDS encoding DinB family protein is translated as MDDDAAKANLYNYLKHEREALVSKLDGLSEYDVRRPLTVTGTNLLGLVKHLATWEARYLGEVFQRPFPEPLPRWDSEAERLADMWATGQESRNDIIDRYRRVWDHSDATVAALRLDSTGRVAWWEDAEVPLFNVLVHLLAETSRHAGHSDILREQLDGAVGTDAEAMADQQHDQAFWAQRRELIEAAARSAG
- a CDS encoding GNAT family N-acetyltransferase encodes the protein MTVYTERDQPGFAELVNDVHAEFGFSVDPELAADLDNPTAYYRHLWMVRLEDGAVVGSVALTPPEHRVTTLKRMYLRPEHRGRGLGRQLLTLAIATSRRDGCRLIVLDTSDRQTDAIRLYEAAGFRLHHTSGITRYYTLDITEP
- a CDS encoding type II toxin-antitoxin system Phd/YefM family antitoxin — its product is MRTVTATEASRSFAAILDEAERGHSVVVTRGGRRIATIGPADASNGADFLALLDGNATDEGFAADVTAAREAAVLEGPVWPAD
- a CDS encoding PIN domain-containing protein; this translates as MARRLIIDTGVLVASERARAGLAAVITEDDDLVIAAITVAELRTGIELATEAHRAARNEFLIKVLETLPVEPYDLATAEAHGRLLAHVHRTGTPGRAHDLIIAATAVATSRTVLTTDRNAHFGDLPGVDCIVVS
- a CDS encoding potassium channel family protein, which produces MNDDEARVQRWEAWADWPLTGIALLFLVAYAVPILGTHLSGRWDHFYDVVTWASWAAFAADYLVRLSLARRRVAFVRRNVIDLVVVVVPMLRPLRLLRVLALVNILSRRTGTSLRGRVGVYVTGSMVLLLFVGSLAVLDAERDAAGSNIHSFGEALWWSLVTVSTVGYGDFYPVTTTGRLVGAGMMIAGIALLGVVTASVATWFIDKVREVDSQASTATRQDIAELGAKIDELHALLDQHGITTK